One genomic region from Chlamydia poikilotherma encodes:
- a CDS encoding phospholipase D-like domain-containing protein has translation MKKKINSKLKIILIVGSLLFFGVLTKSQTPDTFQTFTASQEPVIYSKQCGDDSLKVICDAIDSAEKSIFLRIYHLTAPEIFTSLANQANAERNVTIHYEKMAKIQEFPKNNHVTLVEHPSEGRKLMHQKALAIDDKQVWLGSANYTHVSFLQDSNLIIGLKSKELCQYIKDESCGNCVVDGQNVQYFSLPGDQGKALSAVLQTLRTAKKTIQLAMFALTYPPVFRELNEAKKRGVDVKILIDKDFKTLSIKQIQALKDSSLTLHTKTTPYRLHHKFAIVDQKILIAGSVNWSEAGFCINSEDMLILDNLTNKQVKKLNRIWEDLEKQSALSYPISDEDQKVIQLPKEKRAA, from the coding sequence ATGAAAAAGAAAATAAACTCGAAATTAAAAATCATTTTAATTGTAGGATCACTATTATTCTTTGGTGTTCTTACGAAATCTCAAACTCCCGATACATTTCAAACTTTTACAGCTTCGCAAGAGCCTGTGATTTATTCCAAACAGTGTGGTGATGATTCTCTTAAGGTAATCTGCGACGCCATAGATTCTGCAGAAAAAAGTATATTTCTTCGTATTTATCATCTGACCGCTCCTGAGATTTTTACAAGCCTTGCCAATCAAGCTAATGCAGAACGCAATGTCACCATTCATTATGAAAAAATGGCAAAAATTCAAGAATTCCCTAAAAACAACCATGTAACATTAGTTGAACATCCTTCTGAAGGAAGAAAGCTAATGCATCAAAAAGCCCTAGCCATAGACGACAAGCAAGTTTGGCTAGGATCGGCAAACTATACACATGTTTCCTTTCTTCAAGATAGCAATTTAATCATTGGTTTAAAAAGTAAGGAACTTTGTCAATATATTAAGGATGAGTCCTGCGGAAATTGTGTTGTCGATGGTCAAAATGTACAATACTTCTCTCTACCAGGCGATCAGGGAAAAGCATTGTCAGCAGTTTTACAAACACTAAGGACTGCAAAAAAAACCATCCAATTAGCCATGTTTGCCCTAACCTATCCTCCCGTATTTCGTGAGCTTAATGAGGCTAAAAAACGCGGTGTAGACGTGAAAATTTTGATTGATAAAGATTTTAAGACATTATCAATCAAGCAGATTCAAGCTTTAAAAGATTCCAGTCTGACACTACACACGAAAACAACTCCTTATCGTCTACATCATAAATTTGCGATTGTGGATCAAAAAATTCTGATTGCGGGATCTGTAAATTGGTCAGAAGCCGGATTTTGTATAAATTCCGAAGACATGCTTATCCTAGATAATCTTACAAACAAACAAGTGAAAAAATTGAATAGAATCTGGGAAGATCTAGAGAAACAAAGTGCTCTTTCTTACCCGATTAGTGATGAGGATCAAAAAGTCATTCAACTGCCTAAAGAAAAACGTGCTGCCTAA